CCTTTTCGAATTTTTCTTTGTAGGCCCATTGCCAGCTGTAATCGAAGTAGGCAGAGAAGCCTTCCTCCTTACAGCGCTTTTCGTAAATGGCCCGCCATTTGGGATCGTCGGTGTCTTCCGGTTCGTAGTTGGCCGTATCCATGTAGTTCACGCCGCAGGCCAGGCAGGCATCCATGATGGTCAGATCCTGGTAGGGCAGGGCGATGTTCATGACCAGGTCGGGCTTGTAGCTCTTGATCAGGTCGATGACCTGGTCCACATGATCAGCGTCCACCTGGGCGGTGGTCACTTTCGTTTGGGTTTTGCCGGCCAGTTTGGCGGCCAGGGCATCGCATTTGGATTTGGTGCGGCTGGCAATGCACAATTCCGTGAACACATCACTGGCCTGGCAGCATTTCTGGATGGCGACGGAAGCCACACCGCCGCAGCCGATAACAAGTACTCTACTCATGGAAATCCCCTCCTCAGGTATACAGTGAATCTATAGGTAGAAAAGCAGTTAAAATACATTGTGTCCCCCTGCGACGGAGACGACGAATAGGAGTCTCCTAGTCCCGTGGAAAAGGGGGAAAGGACCCGCTTGCGGGTAGGGGGTCCCACACCCGATGTGCAACCCCTCCACCAGCCATTCGGCTGGTCCCCCTCCCCTTTCAGGGGAGGACAAATCTTTATTTGCACAGCGCCAATAACAGCTCGCGCACCACCTTGCAGGCCACGGCCGTGGACGTGCCGCTGGCGTCCAGCATGGGTGCCAGTTCATTCACGTCGGTGCCCACCACGTTGGTGCGGGCCACCAGCCGCAATGCGTTCAGCAGCTGCATGAACGATACGCCGCCGGCCTCCGGGGTCCCGGTGCCCGGGAACACGGACGGATCCAGGCAGTCCAGGTCGATGGTGAAATACACGGGCTTGCCGCTTTTTTCCAGCTTCTCCACCAGCTGCTGCAAGGTGCCGAAGCTGAAGGGATGCAGGTCCGTATGCTTCTTGGCGAACTGCCATTCCGCCCGTTCCCCGCTGCGGATGCAGAACTGGTGGATCTTCCCGTCCCCCACCAGGTCCCAGCACCGGCGCAGCACACAGGCATGGCTCAGTTTGGCACCCAGGTAGTCATCCCGCAGATCCGTATGGGCATCGAAATGGATGATTTCCAGATCCGGATATTTCTTGAAGACCGCCCGCACGGCCCCCAATGTCACCAGGTGTTCGCCCCCCAGCATGAAGGGAAGCTTTCCGTCCCGCAAAATGGTGGCCGTCCGCTGCTCGATGTCCTGCAGGGCCATTTCGGAACTGCCGAAGCACAGCTCCAGATCGCCGCTGTCGAAGATGTCGTAGTCTTCCAGATCCTTATCCTGGTAGGGACTGTAGGTCTCCAGCCCGAAGCTTTCATGGCGGATGGCCGAAGACCCGAACCGGGCCCCGGGCCGGAAGCTGGTAGTGGAGTCAAAGGGCGCCCCGAACAGGACGATTTTCGCATCCTCGTAGGGTGCTTCACAGGCCAGGAAGGTCTCCACATTATTTTTCAGCATTGTCTTCCACCTCTTTCAGCATCTCCTCCAGGAAGGCCGGCAGCCAGAAGGCGCCCACGTGCAGCCGGGTGGTGTAATACCGGGTATGCATGTTCAGGGCTTCCCAGGCCGGGGCGTCCAGGT
This genomic interval from Acidaminococcus timonensis contains the following:
- the speB gene encoding agmatinase: MLKNNVETFLACEAPYEDAKIVLFGAPFDSTTSFRPGARFGSSAIRHESFGLETYSPYQDKDLEDYDIFDSGDLELCFGSSEMALQDIEQRTATILRDGKLPFMLGGEHLVTLGAVRAVFKKYPDLEIIHFDAHTDLRDDYLGAKLSHACVLRRCWDLVGDGKIHQFCIRSGERAEWQFAKKHTDLHPFSFGTLQQLVEKLEKSGKPVYFTIDLDCLDPSVFPGTGTPEAGGVSFMQLLNALRLVARTNVVGTDVNELAPMLDASGTSTAVACKVVRELLLALCK